Proteins encoded in a region of the Procambarus clarkii isolate CNS0578487 chromosome 42, FALCON_Pclarkii_2.0, whole genome shotgun sequence genome:
- the LOC123770386 gene encoding proline-rich protein 2-like: MPNGPQPTSGGPQPTSGGPQPTSGGPQSTSGRPQPTSGGPQPTSGGPQPAPGGPQPTSSGPQPTPGGPQPTSGGPQPTPGRPQPTPGGPQPTSGGPQPTSGGPQPTSGGPQPTSGGPQPTPGRPQPTPGGPQPTSGGPQPTSGGPQPTSGGPQPTSGGPQPTSGGPQPTPGGPQPTSGEPQPTSGGPQPTSGGPQPTPGGPQPTSGEPQPTSGGPQPTPGRPQPTPGRPQPTPGGPQPTSGEPQPTPGGPQPTPGGPQPTSGGPQPTSGGPQTTPAGPQPTPGGPQPTPDRRTPHVARQHNPDLP; this comes from the coding sequence ATGCCAAATGGACCACAGCCCACGTCAGGTGGACCACAGCCCACGTCAGGTGGACCACAGCCCACGTCAGGTGGACCACAGTCCACGTCAGGTAGACCACAGCCCACGTCAGGTGGACCACAGCCTACGTCAGGTGGACCACAGCCCGCGCCAGGTGGACCACAGCCCACGTCAAGTGGACCACAGCCCACGCCAGGTGGACCACAGCCCACGTCAGGTGGACCACAGCCCACACCAGGTAGACCACAGCCCACACCAGGTGGACCACAGCCCACATCAGGTGGACCACAGCCCACATCAGGTGGACCACAGCCCACATCAGGTGGACCACAGCCCACATCAGGTGGACCACAGCCCACACCAGGTAGACCACAGCCCACACCAGGTGGACCACAGCCCACGTCAGGTGGACCACAGCCCACGTCAGGTGGACCACAGCCCACGTCAGGTGGACCACAGCCCACGTCAGGTGGACCACAGCCCACGTCAGGTGGACCACAGCCCACGCCAGGTGGACCACAGCCCACGTCAGGTGAACCACAGCCCACGTCAGGTGGACCACAGCCCACGTCAGGTGGACCACAGCCCACGCCAGGTGGACCACAGCCCACGTCAGGTGAACCACAGCCCACGTCAGGTGGACCACAGCCCACACCAGGTAGACCACAGCCCACACCAGGTAGACCACAGCCCACACCAGGTGGACCACAGCCCACGTCAGGTGAACCACAGCCCACGCCAGGTGGACCACAGCCCACGCCAGGTGGACCACAGCCCACATCAGGTGGACCACAGCCCACATCAGGTGGACCACAGACCACACCAGCTGGACCACAGCCCACACCAGGTGGACCACAACCCACACCAGATAGACGAACACCCCATGTTGCTCGCCAGCATAATCCCGACTTACCTTAA